A section of the Streptomyces sp. Je 1-369 genome encodes:
- a CDS encoding pyridoxal phosphate-dependent decarboxylase family protein, with the protein MLLEAFDPQQFRENSETALAKLEKHLSDISIRGLELIEPARLSQAARELMTTEHDKIAAFDEERLAGIIDLYVRTGIQVHSPGYMGRQFSGVVPLAGVIDFVSSVVNQPSSFYEAGQLPNAVERIMADELNRFIGWDPERFTMLTTSGGSLANLTALLAARNEKLPGYWSQGGSAVRGQPRPAIAVGADVHYSVARAAGVLGIGDAQLVRLPLNRQQQICPGEVRATLEAAERQNLKVFCMVASAGSTSVGAFDPIDELAEVAREKDIWLHIDGAHGASLLVSDALRAKLRGIEKADSLTWDAHKMMFVPAPCTMLFYRNKETALSAFRQKASYVFDEEQDVYTAYDSGGKNFECTKRPMIMTLWALWAIYGRALFAEKIEYLCQLTEEAYGVVRADPDFETLHRPEANILCFRYHPADLENKLGRRLEKKDVHHLQIALRNRIKFEGNFFISKVNIDGVAALRVVMMNHQITGEHFRMLLSEIKRTAQDLLGGEEGTGKA; encoded by the coding sequence TTGCTGCTGGAGGCCTTTGATCCGCAGCAGTTCAGGGAGAACTCGGAAACAGCTCTCGCCAAGCTGGAGAAACACCTGTCGGACATCTCGATCAGGGGTCTCGAACTGATCGAACCGGCCAGGCTCTCCCAGGCCGCGAGAGAGCTCATGACGACCGAGCACGACAAGATCGCCGCGTTCGACGAGGAGCGTCTGGCGGGCATCATCGACCTGTACGTCCGTACGGGAATCCAGGTCCACTCCCCCGGTTACATGGGGCGGCAGTTCTCCGGAGTCGTGCCGCTCGCCGGCGTCATCGACTTCGTCAGCTCCGTGGTCAACCAGCCGTCCTCGTTCTACGAGGCGGGCCAGTTGCCCAACGCCGTGGAGCGGATCATGGCCGACGAGCTGAACCGCTTCATCGGGTGGGACCCGGAGCGCTTCACCATGCTCACCACGTCGGGCGGCTCGCTCGCCAACCTGACCGCGCTGCTCGCGGCCAGGAACGAGAAGCTGCCGGGGTACTGGTCACAGGGCGGTTCGGCGGTCCGCGGCCAGCCGAGGCCCGCCATCGCGGTCGGCGCGGACGTGCACTACAGCGTGGCGCGGGCGGCCGGCGTGCTCGGCATCGGCGACGCGCAGCTCGTCCGGCTGCCGCTCAACCGGCAGCAGCAGATCTGCCCCGGCGAGGTGCGCGCCACCCTGGAGGCGGCCGAGCGGCAGAACCTCAAGGTGTTCTGCATGGTCGCCTCGGCCGGCAGCACCTCGGTGGGTGCCTTCGACCCGATCGACGAACTCGCCGAGGTGGCCCGCGAGAAGGACATCTGGCTGCACATCGACGGCGCGCACGGCGCGAGCCTGCTGGTGTCGGACGCGCTCCGCGCCAAGCTGCGGGGCATCGAGAAGGCTGACTCCCTGACCTGGGACGCGCACAAGATGATGTTCGTGCCCGCGCCCTGCACGATGCTCTTCTACCGGAACAAGGAGACCGCGCTCTCGGCATTCCGGCAGAAGGCGAGCTACGTCTTCGACGAGGAGCAGGACGTCTATACCGCCTACGACAGCGGCGGAAAGAACTTCGAGTGCACGAAGCGTCCGATGATCATGACGCTGTGGGCACTGTGGGCCATTTACGGGCGGGCCCTCTTCGCGGAGAAAATCGAGTATCTCTGTCAGTTGACGGAGGAAGCCTATGGCGTCGTACGGGCCGATCCGGACTTCGAGACCCTGCACCGTCCGGAAGCGAACATTCTGTGCTTCCGCTACCATCCGGCCGACCTCGAAAACAAACTCGGCAGGCGACTCGAGAAGAAAGACGTGCACCATTTGCAGATCGCCCTCAGGAACCGCATCAAATTCGAGGGGAACTTCTTCATCTCGAAGGTGAACATCGACGGGGTGGCGGCACTGCGCGTGGTCATGATGAACCACCAGATCACCGGCGAGCACTTCCGGATGCTGCTGTCCGAAATCAAGAGGACGGCTCAGGACCTGCTCGGCGGAGAAGAGGGAACAGGAAAAGCGTAG